In one window of Microbacterium natoriense DNA:
- a CDS encoding ArsR/SmtB family transcription factor produces MTLPVTIRETSSCCTPPLSSSVTSEDAERIAHVFKALADPTRVRLMSLIAAAEGGEACICDLIDPVGLSQGTVSHHMKLLAEAGLVTREQRGKWAYFALADGALDAVAASLRALR; encoded by the coding sequence ATGACCCTGCCGGTGACCATTCGCGAGACGTCGTCGTGCTGCACGCCGCCGCTGTCGTCATCGGTGACGAGCGAAGACGCCGAGCGCATCGCGCACGTCTTCAAAGCGCTGGCAGACCCGACGCGGGTGCGGCTGATGTCGCTGATCGCCGCGGCCGAGGGCGGCGAGGCGTGCATCTGCGACCTCATCGACCCGGTCGGACTCTCGCAGGGCACGGTGTCGCACCACATGAAGCTCCTCGCCGAGGCCGGTCTCGTCACGCGCGAGCAGCGCGGCAAGTGGGCGTACTTCGCCCTTGCGGACGGTGCTCTCGACGCAGTAGCGGCCTCGCTTCGCGCACTGCGCTGA
- a CDS encoding LacI family DNA-binding transcriptional regulator produces MASIDEVARLAGVSTATVSRALSGRGHVSESARERVQAAAKSLGYVVSSRASSLASGRTRNIGVIVPFLDRWFFSTVLSGVSAALMREGYDITLYNITADKDVRRHVFDTFLRRQRVDAVIAVSIELDEDETQYLLDLGLPVIAIGGPNPKLDTLTVDDVAVAQLATEHLIGLGHHDIAHIGANPEFDLDFHIPTNRRLGFEKALAKAGIPLNPAFLEPADFTVEGGYRAAKQLLGRPGPRPTAVFAASDEMAIGAILAARDLGFGVPEDLSIVGIDGHELGEFFKLTTVDQFPLGQGERAADAVLAKLADDGTSRAPGALPYELNVRGTTARLQ; encoded by the coding sequence ATGGCGAGCATCGATGAAGTCGCCCGGCTCGCCGGAGTCTCGACCGCGACGGTCTCGCGCGCGCTGAGCGGGCGGGGCCACGTGTCCGAGTCCGCCCGCGAGCGCGTTCAGGCGGCCGCGAAGTCGCTGGGCTACGTCGTCTCTTCGCGCGCGTCGAGCCTCGCCTCCGGCCGCACGCGCAACATCGGCGTGATCGTGCCGTTCCTGGACCGCTGGTTCTTCAGCACCGTGCTCTCGGGGGTCTCCGCCGCGCTGATGCGCGAGGGCTACGACATCACCCTCTACAACATCACCGCCGACAAGGACGTGCGCCGGCACGTGTTCGACACGTTCCTGCGCCGCCAGCGCGTGGACGCCGTGATCGCCGTGTCGATCGAACTCGACGAGGACGAGACGCAGTACCTGCTCGATCTGGGGCTGCCCGTGATCGCGATCGGCGGACCGAACCCGAAGCTCGACACGCTCACGGTCGACGACGTCGCCGTGGCCCAGCTCGCGACCGAGCATCTGATCGGCCTCGGCCACCACGACATCGCGCACATCGGCGCCAACCCCGAGTTCGACCTCGACTTCCACATCCCGACGAACCGCCGCCTCGGCTTCGAGAAGGCGCTCGCCAAGGCCGGCATCCCACTGAATCCGGCGTTCCTCGAGCCGGCCGACTTCACGGTCGAGGGCGGCTATCGTGCCGCGAAGCAGCTTCTCGGGCGGCCAGGACCCCGTCCGACCGCCGTGTTCGCGGCATCCGACGAGATGGCTATCGGCGCGATCCTCGCCGCGCGCGACCTGGGATTCGGAGTGCCGGAGGACCTCTCGATCGTCGGCATCGACGGCCACGAGCTCGGAGAGTTCTTCAAGCTGACGACGGTCGATCAGTTCCCGCTCGGGCAGGGCGAGAGGGCCGCGGATGCCGTGCTCGCGAAGCTCGCGGACGACGGCACCAGCCGGGCGCCCGGGGCGCTGCCGTACGAACTGAACGTCCGGGGCACGACCGCGCGACTCCAGTAG
- a CDS encoding glycoside hydrolase family 13 protein has product MAQLEQIAAPGSEWWRSAVIYQIYPRSFADASGDGIGDLPGITSRLDSLKELGVDAIWLSPFMTSPQRDAGYDVADYRDVDPLFGTLADFDRMLEESHARGIRVIVDLVPNHSSDQHVWFQEALKAAPGSPERARYVFRDGRGKNGELPPNNWESVFGGGMWERVTEADGTPGQWYLHIFDATQPDFDWTNEEVKEEFRSILRFWLDRGVDGFRVDVAHGMVKEAGLPDYAPVADADSMGGGEENVPYWGQDAVHDIYRDWHKVLAEYDGDRALCGEAWLPTLKKTALWVRPDEMHQTFNFPYLMTPWDAKALGDVIRESLDEFGAVGAPSTWVLSNHDVVRHATRLALTDENPQGEGIGPNTPNKPDTKIGLARARAATTLMLALPGSAYLYQGEELGLPEAMEIPDEFRQDPTWFRTNGERYGRDGCRVPLPWEADAPAFGFNETGLSWLPQPADWAAYSRDTEEGDPLSTLSLYKELLAARREHGFGAGSLVWEDAGKDAVAFRRGDVHVLANLGTKPLALPAGASVVLKSQPFEGASVPVDTTVWYTKA; this is encoded by the coding sequence ATGGCACAGCTTGAGCAGATCGCAGCCCCCGGTTCCGAGTGGTGGCGCAGCGCGGTCATCTACCAGATCTACCCCCGGTCCTTCGCCGACGCGTCGGGTGACGGCATCGGCGACCTGCCCGGCATCACGAGCCGCCTCGATTCCCTCAAAGAGCTCGGCGTCGACGCGATCTGGCTGAGCCCGTTCATGACCTCGCCGCAGCGCGACGCCGGCTACGACGTGGCGGACTACCGCGACGTCGACCCGCTGTTCGGCACGCTGGCGGACTTCGACCGCATGCTCGAAGAGTCGCACGCGCGCGGCATCCGCGTCATCGTCGACCTCGTCCCGAACCACTCCTCCGACCAGCACGTCTGGTTCCAGGAGGCGCTCAAGGCGGCGCCCGGCAGCCCCGAGCGCGCCCGCTACGTGTTCCGCGACGGCCGCGGCAAGAACGGCGAGCTCCCCCCGAACAACTGGGAGTCCGTGTTCGGCGGCGGCATGTGGGAGCGCGTCACCGAAGCCGACGGCACCCCGGGCCAGTGGTACCTGCACATCTTCGACGCCACCCAGCCCGACTTCGACTGGACCAACGAAGAGGTCAAGGAGGAGTTCCGCAGCATCCTGCGCTTCTGGCTCGACCGCGGCGTCGACGGCTTCCGCGTCGATGTGGCGCACGGGATGGTCAAGGAGGCCGGTCTCCCCGACTACGCCCCCGTGGCCGATGCCGATTCCATGGGCGGCGGCGAGGAGAACGTCCCGTACTGGGGACAGGACGCCGTGCACGACATCTACCGCGACTGGCACAAGGTGCTCGCCGAGTACGACGGAGACCGCGCCCTGTGCGGCGAGGCCTGGCTGCCCACGCTCAAGAAGACGGCTCTGTGGGTGCGCCCTGACGAGATGCACCAGACCTTCAACTTCCCGTATCTGATGACCCCGTGGGACGCGAAGGCTCTCGGCGACGTCATCCGCGAATCCCTCGACGAGTTCGGTGCGGTCGGCGCGCCCAGCACCTGGGTGCTGTCGAACCACGACGTCGTCCGTCACGCGACCCGCCTCGCCCTCACCGACGAGAACCCGCAGGGCGAGGGCATCGGCCCGAACACGCCGAACAAGCCCGACACGAAGATCGGTCTGGCGCGCGCCCGTGCGGCGACGACGCTCATGCTCGCCCTCCCCGGCTCCGCCTACCTGTACCAGGGCGAGGAGCTCGGACTGCCCGAGGCGATGGAGATCCCCGACGAGTTCCGTCAGGACCCGACCTGGTTCCGCACGAACGGCGAGCGCTACGGACGCGACGGATGCCGCGTGCCGCTGCCGTGGGAGGCGGATGCTCCGGCCTTCGGCTTCAACGAGACCGGCCTGTCGTGGCTGCCGCAGCCTGCCGACTGGGCCGCGTACTCACGCGACACCGAAGAGGGCGACCCCCTCTCGACGCTCTCGCTGTACAAGGAGCTGCTGGCCGCCCGCCGCGAGCACGGCTTCGGCGCAGGTTCCCTGGTGTGGGAGGACGCGGGGAAGGATGCCGTGGCGTTCCGACGCGGGGACGTCCACGTGCTCGCGAACCTCGGCACGAAACCGCTGGCGCTGCCGGCCGGTGCGAGCGTCGTGCTCAAGAGCCAGCCCTTCGAAGGTGCTTCGGTGCCGGTCGACACGACGGTCTGGTACACCAAGGCCTGA
- a CDS encoding DUF1761 domain-containing protein — protein sequence MVPEINYWAVLLATASSMIVGSIWYAPKVFGTRWSKLANVDMDRPGASATMAIITTVIVSFITAWVLAGASAIAWHFYGGGFFWSAVVTAVTLWAGFTAARFITHDAFEGRSTRLTTLNIAHELVTVVVMAVIIGVWPPALG from the coding sequence ATGGTTCCCGAGATCAACTACTGGGCTGTTCTGCTCGCAACCGCGTCGAGCATGATCGTCGGTTCGATCTGGTACGCGCCGAAGGTTTTCGGCACGCGCTGGTCGAAGCTCGCGAACGTCGACATGGATCGCCCCGGTGCCAGCGCGACCATGGCGATCATCACGACGGTGATCGTGAGCTTCATCACGGCATGGGTGCTCGCCGGAGCATCCGCCATCGCCTGGCACTTCTACGGCGGGGGATTCTTCTGGAGCGCGGTCGTCACGGCCGTGACGCTGTGGGCGGGCTTCACCGCGGCCCGCTTCATCACCCACGATGCCTTCGAAGGGCGATCCACGAGGCTCACGACGCTGAACATCGCGCATGAACTCGTGACCGTCGTCGTGATGGCCGTGATCATCGGGGTCTGGCCCCCGGCGCTCGGCTAG
- a CDS encoding VOC family protein, translated as MPITLENVGIAVRDLDETIAFFTDLGLTVLGRDTISGEWADTAVGLDGNHAKIAVLQTPDGRGQLEFFEYIHPEAIETEPTLPNEIGMHRVAFSVDDIDESLAIAARHGFHPLRGVATYEDVYKLTYLRGPSGILVMLAQDLRKGASA; from the coding sequence ATGCCCATCACACTGGAGAATGTCGGCATCGCCGTGCGCGATCTCGACGAGACCATCGCCTTCTTCACCGATCTGGGCCTCACGGTTCTCGGTCGCGACACCATCAGCGGCGAATGGGCCGACACGGCGGTCGGGCTCGACGGCAACCACGCGAAGATCGCCGTGCTGCAGACGCCGGACGGTCGCGGGCAGCTCGAGTTCTTCGAGTACATCCACCCCGAGGCGATCGAGACGGAGCCCACGCTCCCGAACGAGATCGGCATGCACCGCGTCGCTTTCTCGGTCGACGACATCGACGAGTCGCTCGCGATCGCCGCCCGGCACGGGTTCCACCCGCTTCGCGGAGTCGCCACCTACGAGGACGTCTACAAGCTCACCTACCTGCGCGGGCCCAGCGGCATCCTGGTGATGCTCGCGCAGGATCTCAGAAAGGGCGCGAGCGCCTAG
- the purQ gene encoding phosphoribosylformylglycinamidine synthase subunit PurQ: protein MTTRIGVITFPGSLDDRDAQRAVRIAGAEPVALWHGSHDLEGVDALVLPGGFSYGDYLRAGAIAALSPIMSEVKDAAAKGMPILGICNGFQMLVEAHLLPGGLIRNDHQHFVRRDQRLTVENSDTAWTNTFRRGQEIVIPLKNADGGYIADEDTLDRLEGEGLVAFRYAGVNPNGSLRDIAGLTNEAGNVVGLMPHPEHATEPGFGPDTSAAMRSGVDGLGFFASAIAAVARVAA from the coding sequence GTGACCACTCGCATCGGGGTCATCACCTTCCCGGGCTCGCTCGACGATCGCGACGCGCAGCGCGCGGTGCGCATCGCCGGCGCCGAACCCGTCGCACTCTGGCACGGTTCGCACGACCTCGAGGGTGTCGACGCTCTCGTCCTGCCCGGCGGCTTCAGCTACGGCGACTACCTGCGCGCCGGTGCGATCGCCGCGCTCTCGCCGATCATGAGCGAGGTCAAGGACGCGGCCGCCAAGGGCATGCCGATCCTCGGCATCTGCAACGGATTCCAGATGCTCGTCGAGGCGCACCTGCTGCCAGGCGGACTGATCCGCAACGATCACCAGCACTTCGTGCGCCGTGACCAGAGGCTCACGGTCGAGAACTCCGACACCGCCTGGACGAACACGTTCCGCCGCGGCCAGGAGATCGTCATCCCGCTGAAGAACGCCGACGGCGGCTACATCGCCGACGAGGACACGCTCGACCGCCTCGAGGGCGAAGGACTCGTCGCCTTCCGCTACGCGGGCGTGAACCCGAACGGGTCGCTGCGCGACATCGCCGGCCTCACGAACGAGGCGGGCAACGTGGTCGGACTCATGCCGCACCCCGAGCACGCCACCGAGCCCGGCTTCGGGCCTGACACATCGGCCGCCATGCGCTCGGGTGTCGACGGCCTCGGCTTCTTCGCGAGCGCGATCGCCGCCGTCGCACGCGTCGCGGCGTAA
- the purS gene encoding phosphoribosylformylglycinamidine synthase subunit PurS — protein sequence MPTIVVDVMPKPELLDPQGKAVSGAFARLGVEGFTDVRIGKRFELTVEGEVTDEILAEARRIADEVLSNSVIEDVVGIEVAE from the coding sequence ATGCCCACCATCGTCGTCGACGTCATGCCCAAGCCCGAACTGCTCGACCCGCAGGGGAAGGCCGTGTCCGGCGCATTCGCGCGTCTGGGCGTCGAGGGCTTCACCGATGTCCGCATCGGCAAGCGCTTCGAGCTCACCGTCGAGGGCGAGGTCACCGACGAGATCCTCGCCGAGGCCCGTCGCATCGCAGACGAGGTGCTCTCCAACTCCGTGATCGAAGACGTCGTCGGCATCGAGGTCGCCGAGTGA
- a CDS encoding adenine phosphoribosyltransferase gives MPETELSPALVRAASLIRSIPDYPEPGIVFRDITPLLADAEALKVTTDAIIAPFAGQFDVVAGIEARGFILAGAAAIAAGVGLIPIRKAGKLPRPAASVDYALEYGTATIEMHDDLPAGSRVLLIDDVLATGGTLAAGRELVERLGSHVIGISVLFEIDGLGGREAVGDLHTVFHAS, from the coding sequence GTGCCCGAAACTGAGCTGTCCCCCGCCCTCGTCCGCGCCGCATCGCTGATCCGCTCGATCCCGGACTACCCGGAGCCCGGCATCGTCTTCCGCGACATCACGCCTCTGCTGGCGGACGCCGAGGCGCTGAAGGTGACCACCGACGCGATCATCGCGCCGTTCGCCGGTCAGTTCGACGTGGTCGCCGGCATCGAAGCACGCGGGTTCATCCTCGCCGGAGCCGCCGCGATCGCTGCCGGCGTGGGGCTCATCCCGATCCGCAAGGCGGGCAAGCTGCCGCGGCCGGCGGCATCCGTCGACTACGCCCTCGAGTACGGCACCGCCACCATCGAGATGCACGACGACCTGCCGGCGGGCTCCCGCGTCCTGCTCATCGACGACGTGCTCGCGACCGGCGGCACCCTCGCCGCAGGGCGCGAACTCGTCGAGCGACTGGGCAGCCACGTGATCGGAATCTCCGTGCTGTTCGAGATCGACGGCCTCGGCGGACGCGAGGCCGTCGGCGACCTCCACACGGTCTTCCACGCCTCCTGA
- a CDS encoding glycoside hydrolase family 6 protein, giving the protein MIHRRPRAGLMAVVALIGSAAVLAPSAAHASAAPVPAAEPDAIEGLELYVDPLSTTLESAQALTGQARADAQLLASIPSATWFTGGTPEEVHDAVDRVVSDASAEGTLPVLVAYNVPYRDCSLYSAGGAADTEAYNAWIDAFADAIGDRKAVVMIEPDGLGVIPHYTTLDGSLDSCRPAEADPATAAPARFAQLNHAVDAFAAHPGVRSYLDGTNAAWLNVGEVSSRLVSAGVERATGFFLNVSNYLYTANNTAYGTWISSCIAYATQVAEGAFGDCGNQYWNGGPANDWQGVTMSQYGEWASDASDPALSTAGLDSRYAEQLGSIEPSARFIVDTSRNGIGPWGYPANTYPQHEDWCNPPGRGAGARPTTTTGVPLADAFLWVKVPGESDGKCYRGTGGPLDPARGIEDPAAGQWFPEQARELVSFASPLIEPLSCDVTISTIQLGRVFMSTVSVTNATAQKIEPWSLTWRYDQGQKVVTALGGRFTQQGTEIAVSGTKRSPGLDTGETAGVVVVGKGEAAVPWQFRLNGRVCASR; this is encoded by the coding sequence ATGATCCACAGACGACCGCGCGCGGGCCTCATGGCCGTCGTCGCACTCATCGGAAGCGCGGCGGTACTCGCGCCATCGGCGGCGCACGCATCCGCAGCGCCCGTTCCGGCCGCCGAGCCGGACGCGATCGAGGGCCTCGAGCTGTACGTCGATCCGTTGAGCACGACGCTCGAGTCGGCGCAGGCGCTCACCGGGCAGGCTCGGGCGGATGCCCAGTTGCTCGCCAGCATCCCCTCCGCGACCTGGTTCACCGGGGGCACTCCCGAAGAGGTGCACGACGCCGTCGACCGGGTCGTGAGCGATGCCTCCGCAGAAGGAACGCTGCCGGTCCTGGTGGCCTACAACGTGCCCTACCGCGACTGCTCCCTGTACTCCGCGGGAGGCGCAGCCGACACCGAGGCGTACAACGCATGGATCGACGCCTTCGCGGACGCGATCGGCGATCGCAAAGCCGTCGTGATGATCGAACCAGACGGCCTCGGCGTGATCCCGCACTACACGACCCTCGACGGCAGCCTCGACTCGTGTCGGCCTGCAGAGGCCGATCCCGCGACGGCAGCGCCTGCGCGCTTCGCGCAGCTCAACCACGCGGTCGACGCCTTCGCTGCGCATCCCGGGGTGCGAAGCTACCTCGACGGCACCAACGCCGCGTGGCTGAACGTCGGCGAGGTCTCCTCACGGCTCGTGTCCGCCGGCGTCGAACGCGCGACGGGCTTCTTCCTCAACGTCTCCAACTACCTGTACACGGCGAACAATACGGCCTACGGCACCTGGATCTCATCGTGCATCGCGTATGCCACCCAGGTGGCGGAAGGCGCGTTCGGAGACTGCGGCAACCAGTACTGGAACGGCGGGCCGGCCAACGATTGGCAGGGCGTGACGATGTCGCAATACGGCGAATGGGCCTCGGATGCTTCGGACCCCGCCTTGAGCACAGCGGGTCTCGACTCCCGCTACGCCGAGCAGCTGGGATCGATCGAACCGAGCGCCCGCTTCATCGTCGACACGAGCCGCAACGGAATCGGCCCGTGGGGGTACCCGGCGAACACCTACCCCCAGCATGAAGACTGGTGCAACCCTCCTGGGCGCGGAGCCGGTGCCCGGCCGACGACCACCACAGGAGTTCCTCTCGCCGACGCATTCCTGTGGGTCAAGGTGCCAGGCGAGTCCGACGGCAAGTGCTATCGCGGAACGGGCGGGCCGCTCGATCCGGCACGCGGAATCGAAGACCCTGCGGCGGGTCAATGGTTCCCGGAGCAGGCGCGCGAACTCGTCTCCTTCGCCTCGCCTCTGATCGAGCCGCTCTCGTGCGACGTCACGATCTCGACCATCCAGCTCGGACGCGTGTTCATGTCGACGGTGTCGGTCACCAACGCCACTGCCCAGAAGATCGAACCCTGGTCGCTGACCTGGCGCTACGACCAGGGCCAGAAGGTGGTCACGGCCTTGGGTGGGCGATTCACGCAGCAGGGGACAGAAATCGCGGTGAGCGGCACGAAGCGCTCACCCGGCCTCGACACAGGTGAGACGGCCGGTGTGGTCGTGGTCGGCAAGGGCGAGGCGGCAGTGCCCTGGCAGTTCCGGCTCAATGGGCGGGTGTGCGCCTCGCGGTGA
- a CDS encoding ABC transporter substrate-binding protein, which yields MNTRARRRLLATAAAASVSAIALAGCASPGADDGADGADEKITLTVTTFGTFGYDDLYEEYEKLHPNVTIEATNIDTGGNARTDAFTKIAAGSGLSDVVAIEEGWLGAIMDVSDTFVDLRDYGIEDRKSDWLDWKYDQATDPDGRVIGYGTDVGPSGICYNTKAFEAAGLPSDRESVATLLDGDWDNYFAVGADYTAKTGKAWFDQSGFVWNSMVNQLDEGYYTADGELNVEGNAELKKRFEQLGAAAEGGLSAAETQWDWNGGKSFVDGTFATMVCPGWMLGVVQGKLESGGGDAATGWDFADAFPGGPVNWGGAWLSIPETSEHKKAAAELADWLTQPEQQVKQSAAAGNFPSTVKAQETLAEEATPNEIFNGAPTGAILAERAKGVVAQYKGADDSVIQENVFGPAITALDRGETDTKGAWEQAIGLLHELVPND from the coding sequence GTGAACACACGTGCCCGCCGACGCCTCTTGGCGACTGCAGCCGCAGCATCCGTCTCCGCCATCGCCCTCGCCGGATGCGCCTCGCCCGGCGCCGACGACGGTGCCGACGGCGCCGACGAGAAGATCACGCTGACCGTGACCACCTTCGGCACGTTCGGCTACGACGACCTCTACGAGGAGTACGAGAAGCTCCACCCGAACGTGACCATCGAGGCCACGAACATCGACACCGGTGGCAACGCCCGCACCGACGCGTTCACGAAGATCGCCGCGGGATCCGGCCTCAGCGACGTCGTCGCGATCGAGGAGGGCTGGCTCGGCGCCATCATGGACGTGTCCGACACGTTCGTCGACCTGCGTGACTACGGCATCGAGGACCGCAAGAGCGACTGGCTCGACTGGAAGTACGACCAGGCGACCGATCCCGACGGCCGTGTGATCGGCTACGGCACGGATGTCGGCCCGTCCGGCATCTGCTACAACACCAAGGCGTTCGAGGCCGCAGGGCTCCCCAGCGACCGCGAGTCGGTCGCGACGCTGCTCGACGGCGACTGGGACAACTACTTCGCGGTCGGCGCCGACTACACCGCCAAGACCGGCAAGGCGTGGTTCGACCAGTCCGGCTTCGTGTGGAACTCGATGGTGAACCAGCTCGACGAGGGCTACTACACCGCCGACGGCGAGCTGAACGTGGAAGGCAACGCCGAGCTCAAGAAGCGGTTCGAACAGCTGGGCGCCGCAGCCGAGGGCGGATTGTCGGCCGCCGAGACGCAGTGGGACTGGAACGGCGGCAAGTCGTTCGTCGACGGCACCTTCGCCACGATGGTCTGCCCCGGATGGATGCTGGGAGTCGTGCAGGGCAAGCTGGAATCGGGTGGCGGCGACGCTGCGACCGGCTGGGACTTCGCCGACGCGTTCCCCGGTGGCCCCGTGAACTGGGGCGGCGCCTGGCTGTCCATCCCCGAGACCTCCGAGCACAAGAAGGCGGCGGCAGAGCTCGCCGACTGGCTGACCCAGCCCGAGCAGCAGGTGAAGCAGTCGGCTGCCGCAGGCAACTTCCCGTCGACGGTCAAGGCGCAGGAGACCCTCGCCGAGGAGGCGACCCCGAACGAGATCTTCAACGGAGCCCCCACCGGCGCAATCCTCGCCGAGCGGGCAAAGGGCGTGGTCGCGCAGTACAAGGGCGCTGACGACTCCGTGATCCAGGAGAACGTGTTCGGCCCGGCGATCACGGCGCTCGATCGCGGCGAGACCGACACCAAGGGCGCCTGGGAGCAGGCGATCGGGCTGCTGCACGAGCTCGTTCCCAACGACTGA